The following coding sequences lie in one Vanacampus margaritifer isolate UIUO_Vmar chromosome 16, RoL_Vmar_1.0, whole genome shotgun sequence genomic window:
- the il13ra2 gene encoding interleukin-13 receptor subunit alpha-2 encodes MVHRKMLADGVLLMALLIICMEELHCRAIQVDPPEEIKIIDHGHLGRLDITWTLPTSLINFQECLRYQVEYFNAYAKRWDVIRAPRRYFSAQFDLMKDIQIRVYTLLSGNCTNNTLIKSVNYTELVQKAPAAGQADAVKHLECVFHNMERLICKWKTVPANSQIYMYYWHNQLEKTQACPKYIHTNGVRSGCDFTGKPLPDFTDVNICVNGSSQEGPLRPKYTSLQIQNYVKPDPARKPSVMPVQGGRINVHWRKADGKLPEHCLEWEVKHTSEGTQYQSKTTPTMSTSLTLPTVGEKNCFAVRSKLNKYCAATSIWSEWSRRACILADNKSDSKF; translated from the exons AT GGTACATAGAAAAATGTTGGCTGACGGAGTTTTACTGATGGCGCTGTTAATAATCTGCATGGAGGAGTTGCATTGCAGAGCTATTCAAG TGGATCCCCCAGAGGAGATTAAAATCATCGATCATGGCCATCTTGGCCGTCTGGATATTACATGGACCCTCCCAACAAGCTTAATTAATTTCCAAGAATGTTTACGTTACCAGGTGGAATACTTCAATGCGTATGCGAAGCGTTGGGAC GTTATTCGGGCGCCTCGGAGATATTTCAGCGCTCAGTTTGATCTGATGAAGGACATCCAAATTCGAGTGTACACCCTGCTGAGCGGGAACTGCACTAATAACACTTTGATCAAAAGTGTGAACTACACGGAACTGGTGCAGAAAGCTCCTGCCGCAG GTCAAGCCGATGCAGTAAAACATTTGGAGTGCGTGTTTCATAACATGGAGCGCTTGATTTGCAAGTGGAAAACAGTTCCAGCCAACTCACAGATATATATGTATTACTG GCACAACCAACTGGAAAAAACACAGGCGTGTCCAAAGTACATCCACACAAACGGAGTGCGGAGTGGCTGCGACTTCACAGGAAAACCTCTTCCCGATTTTACCGATGTCAACATCTGTGTGAATGGCTCCTCCCAAGAAGGCCCCCTGAGGCCCAAGTACACGTCGCTTCAAATCCAAAACTACG tGAAACCCGATCCCGCACGTAAACCGAGCGTGATGCCGGTTCAAGGCGGCCGCATCAACGTCCACTGGAGGAAAGCTGACGGAAAGCTTCCTGAACACTGTCTAGAATGGGAGGTGAAGCACACCAGCGAAGGAACGCAATATCAGTCG AAGACGACTCCCACCATGAGCACAAGCCTGACTTTGCCAACCGTGGGCGAGAAAAACTGCTTCGCTGTGCGCTCCAAGTTGAACAAATATTGTGCGGCAACAAGCATCTGGAGTGAATGGAGTCGCAGAGCATGCATTTTAGCAgacaataaaa GTGATTCcaaattttga
- the LOC144036326 gene encoding transmembrane protein 47-like yields the protein MVADGAHANSSSSGSFHGVGPTTLCDERTMSVNDVYVLRPFKLIALLCVFLALCLDLVALLSPAWVTADHFSLSLWESCSQSEARQPDEEASWSCFSTLTSDWQIATLVLLVGGAAATLVAFLVGLISLCHGTQRKHYRTVAVFLFTAVVLQACALVLYPIKFIDGTVLQTYHEFNWGYGLGWGATIFMLGGGVLFCLRTDIYEDAMY from the exons ATGGTGGCAGACGGCGCACACGCAAACTCCTCGTCTTCGGGTTCTTTCCACGGCGTCGGCCCCACAACGTTGTGCGACGAGAGGACCATGTCGGTGAACGACGTGTACGTGCTGCGACCCTTCAAGCTGATCGCGTTGCTGTGCGTTTTCCTGGCGCTCTGCTTGGACCTGGTGGCTCTGCTCAGTCCGGCCTGGGTCACCGCCGACCACTTCTCCCTGTCCCTGTGGGAGTCGTGCTCCCAGTCCGAGGCCAGGCAGCCGGACGAGGAAGCTTCGTGGAGCTGCTTCTCCACTCTCACTTCTG ACTGGCAGATCGCCACCCTTGTGCTGCTGGTAGGCGGCGCCGCGGCAACGCTGGTGGCCTTTTTGGTGGGCCTCATTTCCCTGTGCCACGGGACGCAGAGGAAGCACTACCGCACTGTGGCTGTCTTCCTTTTCACTGCAG TTGTTCTGCAGGCCTGCGCTCTGGTCCTGTACCCGATCAAGTTCATCGACGGGACGGTCCTGCAGACCTATCACGAGTTCAACTGGGGCTACGGCCTGGGCTGGGGCGCCACCATTTTCATGCTGGGCGGCGGAGTCCTCTTCTGCCTGCGGACGGACATATACGAAGATGCCATGTACTGA